The Comamonas testosteroni genome contains the following window.
CACTCCCTGGCTCGCGCTTTCGCTGGGCCTGTATGCGCTGGCCGGCATCTGCTGGCTGCCTGTGGTCTGGCTGCAGATCCGCATGGCGGCGATGGCGACCCAGGCGCATAGCCAGAGCCAGGCCCTGCCGCCGCTTTTCCAGCAGTATCAGTTGCGCTGGGAGGCCCTGGGCTACCCCGCCTTTGTAGCCATGGCCGGTACCTATTATTTGATGGTGAACAAGCCACAGCTCTGGGGCTGAGACGCTTGTCGCGGGCAGATCGCGTGCCTCCCGCTCAAACGCGGGAGCACCCGGCTGCCGATGGCCACCATGGCCCGGCCCCGGCTGCATGGCGGCGCTTCGCTGCGCGGGCTAGCGGAACACGCCAATCGCTTCCACGAGATTTTTCACCTGCCATTGCAGGCTGCTCGACGCCTGCGTCCCCTGGGTCACCAGTTGCGCGTTCTGCTGCGTCAGATAGTCCATGTCCGCCACCGACTTCCCGACCTGGCTGATCTCCTCGCTTTGTTCGCGCGTGGCCTTGCTGATCTCGGCAATGAAGTCCGCCACGCTGCGCGCCTGAGAGACGATATCCCCGATATTGCTCCCCGCATCGCTGACCACCAGAGAGCCCGCCTCGACAGTGGCCGTGCTGGCCTGAATCAGCGCCTTGATCTCCTTGGCGGCATCGGCGCTGCGCTGCGCCAGGGCCCGCACCTCACCGGCAACCACGGCAAACCCCCTGCCATGCTCGCCTGCGCGGGCGGCCTCCACGGCCGCATTCAGCGCCAGCAAGTTGGTTTGAAAGGCAATGCTGTCAATCACGCCGACGATGTCGGCAATGCGGCGGGAGTTGGCCGTAATCGACTCCATGGTGGAGACGATCTGATCCATGGACTGGCCCCCGCGCAAGGCCGCCGCGCTGGCTTCGCTGGCCAGCACACCGGCTTTTTGGGCTGTATCGGCGCTGGACTGAACCCGGGCCGTGATCTGCTCCATGGAGGCCGAGGTCTGGGCCACATTCACCGCCAACTGCTCCGTCTGCCCGTGCAGATAGCTGTTGCCCTGCTCGATCTCGTTACAGGCCTGCTGAACATTGAGCGCCTGCTGATTCACATCGTCCACCAGCCAGCGGAACATGAGACCGATCTGGTTGACCGTGCGCAGCGTGGTGCCGATTTCATCCGTGCGCTGCAGGTATTGCGTCTGCCGGTTGTTGCCGGTGGCCACGTTCAGCGACTGACGCTTGAGCAGCTCCAGCGGCGTGGCGAACTGGCTCTCGAGCAATAGCGTCATCACCATCAGGGCCACCGTCATGAAGGCCGCCATCGACAGGAACTGCATCTGGCTTTGAGCCAGCAGCCAGGCCCCAAGCACCAGAGCGCCCCACAAGGCCAGCGAGTTCAGGCGAATGCGCCGGCGCACCCCCATGTGCCGCCAGATCGACAGCAGCTTCCCCAGCCCCTTCTGGGAGACTATGCCTTTGTGCAGCTCGGGAGCTGAACCGCCCTTGTCGTGCATGGACTCATACAGCTTTTGCGCCGCCTCGACCTCTTTGCGCTCGGGCTGGGTGCGCACCGACATATAGCCCTTGGCCTTGTCATTGCGGATGATGGGAATGGCATTGGCCCGAACCCAGTAGTGGTCCCCGTTCTTGCGCCGGTTCTTGACCAGTGCGCTCCAGGGCTCGCCGCTTTTGAGCGTGGCCCACATGTCGGCAAAAGCGGCCGGGGGCATGTCCGGGTGGCGCACCAGATTGTGCGTCTGCCCGAGGATCTCTTGCGGCTCGAAGCCGCTGACCTCCATGAACGCCTGATTGGCATATTTGATGTAGCTCTCCGTGTCCGTGGTGGACATCAGAGTTGCATGCTCATCAAAGCTGTACTCCCGCTGTGTCACTGGTGCATTGACTCTCATAGATGCCGCTTTTTGGTCATTAATCGAGAAAAACTGCACAGCTTGTGCCGCAGCCTGCACTGCGGCAACCACCTCTGTGTGTATCAATTATTTACATGTTTTTGGCGGCCCATCCATTCCTGAAAAAGCAGTTGTTGCTAGCCTGCGTCAACGCGGATACAGAGTCCTGAGTCCCTCATTCAAACGCGCTTTTCTCCTACAGAGGCAGCCGCGCATCGTCCTTGATCTCCTCCATCACCGCATAGGTTCTGGTCTCGCGCACGCCCGGAAGCTGCCACAGCACCCGGCCCGCGAAGTCACGGTAAGCCGCCATATCGGCCATACGGGTCTTGAGCAGATAGTCAAACCCCCCTGCCACCATATGGCACTCCATGATGGCCGGGTAAGCCAGCACGGCGGCCTTGAATTCGTCAAACACATGGGGCGTGGTTCGGTCCAGCAGCACCTCGACAAACACCGTCATGCCCACGCCCAGCTTCTGCGGGTTCAGCCGCGCTTCGTAGCCCAGGATGTAACCATCGCGCGTAAGCCGGGCCACACGGGCCTGTACGGCTGTGGGCGACAGCGCCACCTGCTCTGCCAGGCGCAGATTGGATATGCGCCCATCGGTTTGCAGAATTGCCAGTATTTTTCGATCAATCCTGTCGATATCCACTTCTGAAGCATCGATCATTGGTGAATTCCTCTTTTTAATTCACTCAATATAGTGATTCATTTTTCGACAAACCAGCAATGATTTTCCCTATGTAGACAGCTGCGCCCGAGCCGCATGCAATGCAGCTGTGAACATGGTGAAGGCCGCGCACCCGCTCGCGTCCAGGCTCTACGACACCTGCACAGACATGCCGACTTTCACTGCGCTGCCAGATTCCAGCCGCCCTGCCGATGAACTGCGTCAAGCCATCAGTTGCGCCACCCGCATGGCCGAGTCCGATGCCGTGGCCCGGCTGCTGCCTGCAGCCACGCTGCCGCCCGCCGAGGCAGCCCAGGTCGCAGACCATGCGCAAAAGCTGGTCGAGCAGCTGCGCGCCCAACCCGCCAGCGCTGGGCGCCAGGGGCTGGTGCAAGGTCTGCTGCAGGAGTTTTCGCTGTCCTCGCAGGAAGGCGTGGCGCTGATGTGCCTGGCCGAAGCCTTGCTGCGCATCCCCGATGCAGCCACCCGTGATGCGCTGATCCGCGACAAGCTGCGCGGCGGCGACTGGCAGGCTCATCTGGGAAAGAGCCCCTCGCTCTTTGTCAATGCTGCCGCCTGGGGACTGGTGGTCACCGGAAAGCTGGTCGATACGCATAGCGAGTCAGGCCTGCTCGCGGCGCTCAAACGCATCACAGCCAGGGGCGGCGAGCCGCTGGTGCGCAAGGGCGTGGACATGGCCATGCGCTTGATGGGCGAACAGTTTGTGATGGGCGAGACCATTTCCCAGGCTCTGGAGCGCGCTCGCGAACTGCAGACCAGAGGCTTTCGCTATTCCTACGACATGCTTGGCGAGGCCGCCCTCACCGCCGAGGACGCGCAGCGCTACATGCAGTCCTATGTGAATGCGATTCATGCGATCGGCAAGGCCGCTGACGGCAAGGGCGTCTATGAACGGCCGGGCATTTCCATCAAGCTCAGCGCCCTGCACCCACGCTACAGCCGCGCGCAATGGCAGCGCGTGATGGGCGAGCTGCTGCCGCGCGTGCTGCAACTGTGCGAGCTGGCACGCAGCTACGACATAGGACTCAATATCGATGCCGAAGAAGCCGACCGCCTGGAGCTGTCGCTGGACCTGCTGGAACAGTTGGCCCACGCACCTGGCCTGGCGGGCTGGAACGGCCTGGGCTTTGTGATTCAGGCCTATCAGAAACGTTGTCCCTATGTGATCGACTATCTGATCGACCTGGCCCGTCGCAGCGAGCGACGTCTGATGGTGCGCCTGGTCAAAGGCGCCTACTGGGACAGCGAAATCAAGCGCGCCCAGATCGACGGTCTGAGCGACTACCCGGTCTACACCCGCAAGCACCACACCGATGTGGCCTATATCGCCTGCGCTCGCAAGCTGCTGGCCGCACCCAGCGCCATCTACCCGCAATTCGCCACCCATAACGCCCAGACCGTGGCCAGTATCGAATCATTGGCCGGTGCCCAGCCCTACAGCGCCGGACGTTACGAGTTTCAATGCCTGCACGGCATGGGCGAGCAGCTCTATCTGCATGTGGTCGAGGCCGAGGACAAGGCCGCACGCCGCCCCTGCCGCATCTATGCTCCCGTGGGCACGCACGAGACACTGCTGGCCTATCTGGTGCGCCGCCTGCTGGAAAACGGCGCCAACAGCTCATTCGTGCACCGCATCGCCAATCCCGACTGGCCCATCTCTGATTTGATAGCAGCCCCTGCAGACCAAACCTGGGCCGAGGGCCAACCGGATCCCCAAACCCGAACCGGGGTGGAGACACTTCTTGCGGCCGATGACATAGGCCTGCCCCACCCCCGTATAGTGCTGCCGCGCGATCTGCTGGGCGAACAGCGCCGCAACTCCTCTGGTCTGGACCTGAGCGATGACGGTGTATTAAGCGCTCTGTCTCAAGCGCTTGCGCAAAGCCGGCCCGCACCACTTCGCCAGGGTATCCATGCCGTGCATGCCGCCGACACCATCGGCACAGCCATAACCAACCCGGCCAGCCATCAGGAGCTGCTGGGCTATGTCAGCGATTCCGGGCCCGCGCAGATTCAGCAGGCACTGCAGACGGCCGCACAGGCCCAGCCCGCCTGGCAAGCCAGCCCGGCCGAGCTGCGTGCCAGTCTGCTGCAGACCGCAGCCGAGCTCTTTGAAACGCAGATGCAGCCGCTGATGAGCCTGCTGATGCGTGAAGCCGGCAAGACTGCGGCCAATGCCGTGTCCGAGGTGCGCGAGGCCGTGGACTTTCTGCGCTATTACGCGGCTCAGATTCGGCGGCAGGCCGATGCAGATCTGCTCGCCCCCGGCATAGGCCCAGTGGTCTGCATCAGCCCCTGGAATTTTCCACTGGCCATCTTCACCGGCCAGGTCGCTGCCGCCTTGGGCGCCGGCAATGTGGTGCTTGCCAAGCCCGCCGAGCAGACCCCGCTGATCGCCCTTGAAGCCGTGCGCCTGCTGCATCAGGCCGGCATTGCGCCAGACGTTCTGCAGTTGCTGCCCGGCCGGGGCGAGACCGTGGGCGCCGCGCTGGTGGCCGATGCGCGCGTGGCTGGCGTGCTGTTCACCGGCTCCACCGAGGTGGCGCGACTGCTGGCTCTGCAGACCGCCGCCAGGCTGCGCCCCGACGGCCAGCCTGTAGTGCTGGTGGCCGAAACCGGCGGTCAGAACGCCATGCTGGTGGACTCATCCGCCCTGGTCGAGCAAGCCGTGCAGGACATTGCTGCATCCGCCTTTGACAGCGCGGGCCAGCGCTGCTCGGCCTTGCGCCTGCTGTGCGTGCAAAACGACTGCGCCGACCGGCTGCTGGCCATGCTGCGCGGTGCCATGCAAGAGTTGCATTGCGGCAACCCGGCCGAACTGGCCACCGATGTGGGGCCCGTGATCGATGCCGATGCCAAGACGGGTATCGAGCGGCATATCGCCAGACTCAGGGCTCTGGGTCTGCGCATCCATCAGTCGCCGCTGAGCCCGGAAACTGCTGCACAAGGGCATTTTGTGGCGCCCACGCTGATCGAGCTGCCCGATCTGCATCAGCTCAAGCGCGAAGTCTTCGGCCCCGTACTCCATGTACTGCGCTATCAAAGGCGCGAGTTGCCGCAGTTGCTGGAGCGCATCAACGCCCTGGGCTACGGCCTGACCATGGGATTGCACACGCGCATCGACGAAACCGTGCAGCAGGTCGCCCAGGCGGCACATGTCGGCAACCTGTATGTGAATCGCAATATGGTAGGGGCCGTGGTCGGTGTTCAGCCCTTTGGCGGCGAGGGGCTGTCGGGCACCGGTCCCAAGGCTGGCGGCCCGCTGTATCTGCCGCGCCTGCAGCAGATACCCGGCTCGCCCCTGAGTTTGCTCAGTCTGCTGCTGCATCAATCCGGAGAGGCACAGGCCAGTGTCACGCCCGTCACGGCAGCAGCGGCGACCGCCTTGCGACAGCTGGGCCACTGGGCCAGGCAGCATGGTGAGGCCATCGTCAGCCACGATTGCGAGCGACTGCAATCGGCCCTGCCCGATCTGCATGCCGCGCGCCTGCTGCCCGGCCCCACAGGCGAGCGCAATCTCTACCAGCTGCTTGGCAAGCCGCGCACACTGTGCCTGGCGCAGGAGAGAACCATGCTCCTGCAGCAACTGGCTGCCGCACTGGCCAGCGGCTCGCAAGCACTGTGGCTACCCGGCCCGCTAGGCACCGCAGTTCACGGCAAGCTGCCGGAGCCACTGCGCCGCCATGTGCTGCTGTTGCCTGCCGAGCTCAGTGTCGAGGAAATTGCAGAGACCGAGCCCATGGATTCAGCACTGCTGGAATGCGATGCCCCCCAATTTCTACGCTGGGCGCAGGCCCTGGCAAGACGCCCTGGCCCGTTGATACTGCCCACACGCTGTGTGGCAGGCCAGCCCGTTCGGCTGGAGCGGCTCTGGCATGAGAGAGCTCTGTCGCACAACACGGCGGCAGCGGGCGGCAATGCGGCATTGATGACGCTGGAATAGGCCCCCCCGAAGCGCTTTGCGCCTTCCCCCTCTCAGCTTCGCGGAGGGGGACGACAGCCTCGCTGCGGGCGGCGGGGCCACCAAGGCCCTTGCTTGCTGTCCACTGCTCATAGGCCATGCCCGTTCGGCGCTGTGCGCCCGATACTCACCACGCCCCTCGGAGCCGTTGACACCACCCAGCCAACTGCAGGTCTACTATTGAGGCCAGGCGCGAAGCCGCAGACAGTACAAAGCACGGCAAGGCGAAGCAACGACATATCAAAAGTGGTATTAACGGGTCCAAAAAGAAAGCACCCGGCGCAAGCAGTACCTGCGCTGGGTGCTGTTTCGATATGAATTCTGAGATTTACAGCTTGGCGATGGACACCTCGGTGGACTTGACCAGGGCCACCACTTCCGAGCCCACTGCCAAGCCCAGATCATTGACCGAGCGCGTGGTGATCACCGAAGTGACGATGCCCCAGGGCGTCTCGACATCCACCTCCGAAACTACGTCACCACGGATGATTTCCTTGACCTTGCCCTTGAACTGGTTGCGCACATTGATGGCTTGAATAGACATGTAGATTCTCCTGAGAAAGCGTGAAGGTTTTGAAAACAGCGCTTGCTGCACTGCATGAAAACAATTCTGAAACCTTGTCCAAAAAACTCAAAAGAATAAAAAATCAAATTTTTATATCAAAAACATCTTAGAAATCAGAACCCAAGCCGGCAAGGCATCGGACAGCGGCGCCATCACGCCTTTGGCGAGGCGCAGCCTCGGTGGGCTAGCACGCGAGGTGACCATGAGCGCAATTCGGGCCAGAGCCATCCGCTTTCAACAGGCTTCAGGCACTGTTCCAGCGCGAGCTTGAGGCCCTTTCCGGCAAGCTGAAGCCGGACTTCAGCCTTCGGCAGACTGCAGTGCCGCACGCACCACCTCAGGCTTCAGTGTGGGCACAAAGCTTTCGATGAAGGCATAGGCATAGCCACGCAGCCAGGCATCGCGGCGCAGGGCCAGCCGTGTGAGATTGACCTCGAACAGATGGCGCGCATCGATGGCGCGCAGATGGCGGTCACGCTCGGCATCGAAAGCGATGGAGGCGATGATGCCCACGCCCATGCCCAGTTCCGCATAGGTCTTGATCACGTCGGCATCCATGGCGGTGAGCACCACATCGGGCACCAGCCCGGTCGCCGCAAACGCCTTGTCGATATGGGCACGCCCGGTGTAGCCCTGTTCGTAGGTGATGATGGGGTGGCGCGCCAGCGCCTGCAGCGTCAAGGCTCCTTCTGTATCGAGCAGTTCATGGCCGGGCGGAACGACCACGCTGTGCGACCAGCGGTAGCAAGGCAGGGTCACCAGGTTCTCATAGCTTCCCAGCGCCTCGGTGGCCACGCCGATATCGGCCTCTCCCGAGAGCAGCATCTCGGCCACCTGGCGTGGCGAGCCCTGATGCAGATGCAGCGAAACCTGGGGGTAGAGCCTGCGGAAATCACGCACCACCTGCGGCAAGGCATAGCGTGCCTGGGAATGCGTGGCAGCAATCGACAGGCCGCCGCGCTCGCTGGCGTGGAAGTCATCGCCCGCGCGACGCAGATTGTCGGCTTCCAGCAGCATGCGCTCGACAATAGGCAGCAAGGCCGAGCCTGGCGGCGTCAACCCCGTCAGACGCTTGCCGGCGCGCACAAAGATATCGATGCCCAATTCCTCCTCGAGCTCGCGAATCTGCCGGCTCACGCCGGGCTGCGAAGTGTGGAGCATGGCCGCCACTTCGGTCAGATTGAAGCCACACCTTGCCGTTTCGCGGACCGAACGCAGTTGC
Protein-coding sequences here:
- a CDS encoding DUF2269 family protein; translated protein: MNTYLLLKTLHILSSVLLVGTGLGSAFYMFFANRSGSVAAQAVVSRLVVRADWWFTTPCIFIQPATGIAMAYLAGWPLTTPWLALSLGLYALAGICWLPVVWLQIRMAAMATQAHSQSQALPPLFQQYQLRWEALGYPAFVAMAGTYYLMVNKPQLWG
- a CDS encoding Lrp/AsnC ligand binding domain-containing protein, yielding MIDASEVDIDRIDRKILAILQTDGRISNLRLAEQVALSPTAVQARVARLTRDGYILGYEARLNPQKLGVGMTVFVEVLLDRTTPHVFDEFKAAVLAYPAIMECHMVAGGFDYLLKTRMADMAAYRDFAGRVLWQLPGVRETRTYAVMEEIKDDARLPL
- the putA gene encoding trifunctional transcriptional regulator/proline dehydrogenase/L-glutamate gamma-semialdehyde dehydrogenase, yielding MVKAAHPLASRLYDTCTDMPTFTALPDSSRPADELRQAISCATRMAESDAVARLLPAATLPPAEAAQVADHAQKLVEQLRAQPASAGRQGLVQGLLQEFSLSSQEGVALMCLAEALLRIPDAATRDALIRDKLRGGDWQAHLGKSPSLFVNAAAWGLVVTGKLVDTHSESGLLAALKRITARGGEPLVRKGVDMAMRLMGEQFVMGETISQALERARELQTRGFRYSYDMLGEAALTAEDAQRYMQSYVNAIHAIGKAADGKGVYERPGISIKLSALHPRYSRAQWQRVMGELLPRVLQLCELARSYDIGLNIDAEEADRLELSLDLLEQLAHAPGLAGWNGLGFVIQAYQKRCPYVIDYLIDLARRSERRLMVRLVKGAYWDSEIKRAQIDGLSDYPVYTRKHHTDVAYIACARKLLAAPSAIYPQFATHNAQTVASIESLAGAQPYSAGRYEFQCLHGMGEQLYLHVVEAEDKAARRPCRIYAPVGTHETLLAYLVRRLLENGANSSFVHRIANPDWPISDLIAAPADQTWAEGQPDPQTRTGVETLLAADDIGLPHPRIVLPRDLLGEQRRNSSGLDLSDDGVLSALSQALAQSRPAPLRQGIHAVHAADTIGTAITNPASHQELLGYVSDSGPAQIQQALQTAAQAQPAWQASPAELRASLLQTAAELFETQMQPLMSLLMREAGKTAANAVSEVREAVDFLRYYAAQIRRQADADLLAPGIGPVVCISPWNFPLAIFTGQVAAALGAGNVVLAKPAEQTPLIALEAVRLLHQAGIAPDVLQLLPGRGETVGAALVADARVAGVLFTGSTEVARLLALQTAARLRPDGQPVVLVAETGGQNAMLVDSSALVEQAVQDIAASAFDSAGQRCSALRLLCVQNDCADRLLAMLRGAMQELHCGNPAELATDVGPVIDADAKTGIERHIARLRALGLRIHQSPLSPETAAQGHFVAPTLIELPDLHQLKREVFGPVLHVLRYQRRELPQLLERINALGYGLTMGLHTRIDETVQQVAQAAHVGNLYVNRNMVGAVVGVQPFGGEGLSGTGPKAGGPLYLPRLQQIPGSPLSLLSLLLHQSGEAQASVTPVTAAAATALRQLGHWARQHGEAIVSHDCERLQSALPDLHAARLLPGPTGERNLYQLLGKPRTLCLAQERTMLLQQLAAALASGSQALWLPGPLGTAVHGKLPEPLRRHVLLLPAELSVEEIAETEPMDSALLECDAPQFLRWAQALARRPGPLILPTRCVAGQPVRLERLWHERALSHNTAAAGGNAALMTLE
- a CDS encoding CysB family HTH-type transcriptional regulator codes for the protein MNFQQLRSVRETARCGFNLTEVAAMLHTSQPGVSRQIRELEEELGIDIFVRAGKRLTGLTPPGSALLPIVERMLLEADNLRRAGDDFHASERGGLSIAATHSQARYALPQVVRDFRRLYPQVSLHLHQGSPRQVAEMLLSGEADIGVATEALGSYENLVTLPCYRWSHSVVVPPGHELLDTEGALTLQALARHPIITYEQGYTGRAHIDKAFAATGLVPDVVLTAMDADVIKTYAELGMGVGIIASIAFDAERDRHLRAIDARHLFEVNLTRLALRRDAWLRGYAYAFIESFVPTLKPEVVRAALQSAEG
- a CDS encoding PAS domain-containing methyl-accepting chemotaxis protein, giving the protein MRVNAPVTQREYSFDEHATLMSTTDTESYIKYANQAFMEVSGFEPQEILGQTHNLVRHPDMPPAAFADMWATLKSGEPWSALVKNRRKNGDHYWVRANAIPIIRNDKAKGYMSVRTQPERKEVEAAQKLYESMHDKGGSAPELHKGIVSQKGLGKLLSIWRHMGVRRRIRLNSLALWGALVLGAWLLAQSQMQFLSMAAFMTVALMVMTLLLESQFATPLELLKRQSLNVATGNNRQTQYLQRTDEIGTTLRTVNQIGLMFRWLVDDVNQQALNVQQACNEIEQGNSYLHGQTEQLAVNVAQTSASMEQITARVQSSADTAQKAGVLASEASAAALRGGQSMDQIVSTMESITANSRRIADIVGVIDSIAFQTNLLALNAAVEAARAGEHGRGFAVVAGEVRALAQRSADAAKEIKALIQASTATVEAGSLVVSDAGSNIGDIVSQARSVADFIAEISKATREQSEEISQVGKSVADMDYLTQQNAQLVTQGTQASSSLQWQVKNLVEAIGVFR
- a CDS encoding TOBE domain-containing protein, whose protein sequence is MSIQAINVRNQFKGKVKEIIRGDVVSEVDVETPWGIVTSVITTRSVNDLGLAVGSEVVALVKSTEVSIAKL